A stretch of Myxococcus hansupus DNA encodes these proteins:
- a CDS encoding type I polyketide synthase produces MAEHESMSENTGGTGNDIAIIGMAGRFPGSADLQSFWRNLREGVESIVRLSPEALEWSPLMAEATRHHPDFVPVAAELEGGDGFDAAFFGMAPREAEWMDPQQRVFLECAWTALEDASLDPERFEGKISLYAGASASMHGLGRVGQGGLDPASLYELMTNTAENLATRASFKLGLRGESLSLYTACSTGLVAVHMACQSLLMRQSDVALAGAVRLAMPQRTGYLFQEGMILSPDGHCRAFDARAAGTVPGNGAAVVVLKPLEDALRDGDRVYAVIRGSSINNDGGQKVGYTAPSVEGQADVIGEALAFAGLEAGDIGYVEAHGTGTSLGDPIEVAALTRAYRRQTDKTGYCALGSVKTNVGHLDTAAGLAGLIKTALALKHEELPPTLHFERPNPAIDFANSPFFVVDQLRSWPRGPVPRRAGVSSFGIGGTNAHAVLEEAPLPGPTTPSLRPTQVVTLSGRSPEALDAATRSLAGWLEAAPADVALEDVAFTRNVGRRAFEHRRTFVAGSLTELREKLSAPAKAQVVENLVAAREQGVAFLFPGQGAQSVGMGRELHAAEPVYREALESCLDGLGATLGATVRGVLLPAPGTEDAAARTLADPSVALPALFAVEYALARLWEGWGVQPRAMLGHSFGEYVAACLAEVLPLEDALALVAARGRLMARMPPGSMTAVGCAEETVRPLLTGALSLAAVNGPDRCVVSGPTPDVEALERELAARGVGVLRLPAGHAFHSAAVEPLMAELRRVVAGLRLSAPQRPYVSSVTGTWIREQEATDPDYWLRQMRAPVRFGDGLETLKADGCTVFLEVGPDQALTALSKPGLRGGQGRAVPSLPRVGSKRGTHAALMEALGALWEQGLVLDWQQVYAHETRRKVALPTYPFQRRTFRAAMPEAAPLRQAPVSTPAEVVAAAPVVPDSVAATDASLEQAGARTEVERKVLAIWRERLGRADFGIHDDFLELGGNSLMAAQLLTRLREAFPVPLPLSDVFDSPTVAGISARIQERLGTSGAESTEPVLPPLVRLSRDGDLPLSVVQERVCALEQALPGNPALNMYVVLRLQGALDVPVLERGLEAVAQRHEALRTSYPRENGVPVLRVAPSLAFPLAAEPLSGATWQQRVYDEVSRPFDLERGPAVRARLWKLEADEHVLAVTIHHVVCDTWSLVVFAKELGAHYAALKQGHPAPLPALPVQYADFAAWQRKALKDGALTSQISAWRERLSAFPRPLELPVDRVRGEGPALRGQVFKLGFSSALSAAVQALAQREGVTPFMVLLASWKALLSRWTGRDDIVVGTPIGNRSRPELEPLIGYVAHAVPLRTDLAGAPSFRELLMRVRDVMMEAYAHPDVPYEELVREIEPAKDTGRARVFDTLFVLHTRFDKAVELPGVRMSLAELDDVPPEFGSVLSDLTVGLGEHAHGFSGTIDFAEERFERETVERLAAHWTTLLEAAVARPETSIATLPLEHVRPAQAPSPETLVAAPAQMPVVAALQLQARAAADTASVAVTAPDGREVTWGELRDSAERLAAELSVHGVGAEVLVAVCLEPSVERVVAQWAVQLSGAAYVLLSVPQLRELEGLSPPGTPPPLLLTHTHVRTGVTLDATRVIRVDEVFARTGARTNVPVRETPRPSATDMVCLEPLVGPRGEHLRAIHTHHTVAALFGRLDAEAPPKDGRWLAAEEAQAPGSGLELLWALTRGLRVVLPAERARFTSWGAGAAPAGRRTDFSLSFFANDEDSLGGRKYRLLLEAAKFADAHGFSAVWTPERHFHSFGGLYPRPAVVGAGVATVTERLGIRAGSVVLPLHDPILVAEEWAVLDNLSDGRVGVSFASGWHANDFVFAPDRYAKRKEVLHRGIEEVRTLWRGGTVSRRNGTGEEVAISLRPRPVQKVLPIWLTAAGSPETFRLAGEMGAYVLTNLMGQHLEDLASKVALYRDAWRQHGHAGRGHVSLMMHAYLGEDPVEVQKKARPPLLDYFRGSVDISTGFLASLGLNVDPRSLSSADMDALLAHGVERYVENGGLIGTPESCGPMVERVQRLDVDEIACLVDFGVEVEATLEGLRHLDALRSRHSPEPASALPSASLREGPGAAESLLSLVRETGITHLHCTAALARSMLALPDAAKALRPVRHILLEGASEESAASLARAMPWRVAHRQPGLGLGAWAVAMAPADAARWDVVDGRGLPVPVGVIGELVVQGAGVPRGFWNAPETASMRVLSGGSDGARRLVTGRRARRKRDGSLELLAAVPVEARRPAPPKAAVRMDGGGLQKPAGSQPIPLVPRDRPLPLSFAQQRLWYLDRLEPGNVAYNNAVAFTLTGTLDAKVLERALNGVIRRHEALRTTFTLEGDAAVQIIAPSLEIVLTVRDTEGASEEEVALQARDEARGTFDLARGPLIRATLLRRGSTEHILLLTLHHIISDGWSAGVMVNEMARLYESEMTGQPPSLPTLTVQSADHALWQLEWMRGPALKAEQDWWGEVLADVPVLQLPVDRPRPPVQTHDGAQVPFAVSRSVMDAVVGAGRKEGATPFMVMMAAWQVLLHAYSGQEDFAVGSPVAGRDRPEIEPLIGCFINSIAVRADLSGDPTFAEVLGRVRRTSLAAFTHQSMPFEKVLEVLNTPRDLSHNPVFQTMVVLHNTPGSVLSVAGLQMRSRYVHTGATKMDLTLEVTETPEGLRGGIDFNTRLFDEDSIARLASSLVRVLEAMAARPDLRLSQLELLAAEERARLLVEWNPAPRAELPAGDTVPARFLAQAERTPDAVAVDDGARALTYRELAAQSQRLAGHLVSRGMGRGRIVALAVAQPSEVVTGLLGVMRSGAAAVVLDVDHPPERLSTLLEDTQASVVVTTESCRARVPSRAGTEVITLEALPDTSAEVRVPPESTDAACIVYTSGSTGSPRGVVLEHRNLVAATLARDAIHGTPGVVMSLFPFTFDASLAGLLWSLFGGGTLRYPDASEREDPRALTARIDSSRVTHLICVPSLYGQILAAAPVGGLVGLSSVFIGGEACSRELVRVHQEALPAVSLFNEYGPTEAAIWCTAHQVGQEPDRVPIGRPVPGARIYLLDASGRLVPQGALGEVYVGGAGVARGYLGLPARTAERFVSDPFDGRSDARMYRTGDMARWRADGRLEFIGRVDHQVKVRGFRIEPGEIEAVLLTNPRVRDAVVVAREDGAGPKRLVAYVVLSGEGQGPGDDASALKDWVRARLPIYMVPAAFVMLPVLPRTRHGKVDRRALPVPERRSADAEGALVTPRSEVEETLAALWRDVLSVPRVGIHDDFFELGGDSILGLQIVTRARAAGIELSPKQLFQNPTVARLAAVAGTRLAVQAEQGPVVGPVALTPIQHWFFELGLEDPQHWNMSLLLEAKVPLDAALLEQALEQLLRHHDALRLRFARGEDGWHQSAAAPGEPVTVSRVDLSSVPEAERSTVLSRHAEEAQRALRLDGSLFQAAVLEWGPGLPSRLLLTVHHLVVDAVSWRILLEDLATVYAKLAAGAAVVLPRRRRRSKRGRGAWRPSLARRR; encoded by the coding sequence ATGGCTGAGCACGAGAGCATGAGCGAGAACACCGGCGGCACGGGCAACGACATCGCCATCATCGGCATGGCGGGCCGCTTCCCAGGGAGCGCGGACCTCCAGAGCTTCTGGCGCAACCTGCGGGAGGGCGTGGAGTCCATCGTCCGGCTGTCACCGGAGGCGCTGGAATGGTCTCCCCTGATGGCCGAAGCGACGCGCCACCATCCGGACTTCGTCCCGGTGGCCGCGGAGCTGGAGGGCGGCGACGGCTTCGACGCGGCCTTCTTCGGCATGGCCCCGCGCGAGGCCGAGTGGATGGACCCGCAGCAGCGCGTGTTCCTGGAGTGCGCCTGGACGGCGCTCGAGGACGCGTCGCTGGACCCGGAGCGGTTCGAGGGGAAGATTTCCCTCTACGCGGGCGCGAGCGCGTCCATGCACGGCCTGGGGCGGGTGGGGCAGGGGGGCCTGGACCCGGCGTCGCTGTATGAGCTGATGACCAACACGGCGGAGAACCTGGCGACCCGGGCGTCGTTCAAGCTGGGGCTGCGCGGGGAGAGCCTGTCGCTCTACACCGCGTGCTCCACGGGCCTGGTGGCCGTCCACATGGCCTGCCAGAGCCTGTTGATGCGCCAGTCGGACGTGGCGTTGGCGGGCGCGGTGCGGTTGGCGATGCCGCAGCGCACGGGCTACCTGTTCCAGGAGGGAATGATTCTCTCCCCGGACGGGCACTGCCGTGCATTCGACGCGCGCGCGGCGGGCACGGTGCCGGGCAATGGCGCGGCCGTCGTGGTGCTCAAGCCGCTGGAGGACGCGCTCCGGGACGGCGACCGCGTGTACGCCGTGATTCGTGGCTCCTCCATCAACAACGACGGTGGCCAGAAGGTGGGCTACACGGCGCCCAGCGTGGAGGGGCAGGCGGACGTCATTGGCGAGGCGCTGGCGTTCGCGGGGCTGGAGGCGGGGGACATCGGCTACGTGGAGGCGCACGGTACGGGCACCTCGCTGGGCGACCCCATCGAGGTCGCGGCGCTGACGCGCGCCTACCGGCGGCAGACGGACAAGACGGGCTACTGCGCGCTGGGCTCGGTGAAGACGAACGTGGGCCACCTGGACACGGCCGCGGGCCTGGCCGGCCTCATCAAGACGGCCCTGGCGCTGAAGCACGAGGAGCTTCCGCCCACGCTCCATTTCGAGCGGCCGAACCCGGCCATCGACTTCGCCAACAGTCCGTTCTTCGTCGTGGACCAACTGCGCTCCTGGCCGCGAGGCCCGGTGCCTCGGCGCGCGGGCGTCAGCTCGTTCGGCATTGGCGGGACGAACGCGCACGCGGTGCTGGAGGAGGCTCCGTTGCCCGGGCCCACCACGCCCAGCCTCCGGCCCACGCAGGTGGTGACGCTGTCGGGGCGCTCCCCCGAGGCGCTGGACGCGGCGACGCGGTCGCTGGCCGGGTGGCTGGAGGCCGCGCCGGCCGATGTGGCGCTGGAGGACGTGGCCTTCACGCGCAACGTGGGGCGCCGGGCCTTCGAGCATCGGCGGACCTTCGTGGCCGGGAGTCTCACGGAACTTCGCGAGAAGCTGAGCGCGCCGGCGAAGGCCCAGGTGGTGGAGAATCTGGTGGCCGCGCGCGAGCAGGGCGTGGCCTTCTTGTTCCCGGGACAGGGCGCGCAGTCGGTGGGGATGGGCCGCGAGCTGCACGCCGCGGAGCCCGTCTACCGCGAGGCCCTGGAGTCCTGCCTGGACGGCCTGGGCGCGACGCTGGGCGCCACGGTGCGCGGCGTGTTGTTGCCGGCTCCGGGGACGGAGGACGCCGCGGCGCGGACCCTGGCGGACCCGTCGGTCGCGCTGCCCGCGCTCTTCGCCGTGGAGTACGCCCTGGCGCGCCTGTGGGAGGGCTGGGGTGTCCAGCCTCGCGCGATGCTGGGCCACAGCTTTGGTGAGTATGTGGCGGCGTGCCTCGCGGAGGTCCTGCCGTTGGAGGACGCGCTGGCCCTGGTCGCGGCTCGCGGCCGGCTGATGGCGCGGATGCCGCCGGGCAGCATGACGGCGGTGGGCTGCGCGGAAGAGACGGTGCGCCCGTTGCTGACGGGGGCGCTGTCGTTGGCGGCGGTGAACGGGCCGGACCGGTGCGTGGTCTCCGGGCCCACGCCGGACGTGGAGGCGCTGGAGCGCGAGCTGGCCGCCCGGGGCGTGGGCGTGCTGCGACTGCCCGCGGGGCACGCGTTCCACTCGGCGGCGGTGGAGCCGCTGATGGCGGAGCTGCGGCGCGTGGTGGCCGGACTGCGGCTGTCGGCGCCCCAGCGGCCCTACGTGTCCAGCGTCACGGGGACCTGGATTCGCGAGCAGGAGGCCACGGACCCGGACTACTGGCTCCGCCAGATGCGCGCGCCCGTGCGCTTCGGGGACGGGCTGGAGACGTTGAAGGCGGATGGCTGCACCGTGTTCCTGGAGGTGGGCCCGGACCAGGCGCTGACGGCGCTGTCGAAGCCCGGGCTGCGTGGAGGACAGGGCCGCGCCGTGCCCTCGTTGCCGCGAGTTGGCTCGAAGCGGGGGACCCACGCCGCGCTGATGGAGGCGCTTGGCGCGCTGTGGGAGCAGGGCCTGGTGCTGGACTGGCAGCAGGTCTACGCGCACGAGACGCGGCGCAAGGTCGCGCTGCCCACGTATCCCTTCCAGCGGCGGACGTTCCGCGCCGCGATGCCCGAGGCGGCGCCGCTCCGTCAGGCGCCTGTCTCCACCCCGGCGGAAGTGGTGGCGGCGGCTCCCGTCGTGCCCGACAGCGTGGCGGCGACGGACGCCTCGCTGGAGCAGGCGGGGGCGCGCACGGAGGTGGAGCGCAAGGTCCTGGCCATCTGGCGTGAGCGCCTGGGCCGTGCGGACTTCGGCATCCACGACGACTTCCTGGAGCTGGGCGGCAACTCGCTGATGGCCGCGCAGCTCCTGACGCGGCTGCGGGAGGCGTTCCCCGTTCCGCTGCCCCTGAGCGACGTCTTCGACTCGCCCACGGTGGCGGGAATCTCGGCGCGCATCCAGGAGCGTCTGGGCACGTCAGGCGCCGAGTCCACGGAGCCAGTGCTGCCTCCGCTGGTCCGCCTCTCGCGTGACGGCGACCTGCCCCTGTCGGTGGTGCAGGAGCGGGTCTGCGCGCTGGAGCAGGCGCTGCCCGGCAACCCGGCCCTGAACATGTACGTGGTGCTGCGGCTTCAGGGCGCGCTGGATGTCCCGGTGCTGGAGCGCGGCCTGGAGGCGGTGGCTCAGCGTCACGAGGCGTTGCGCACGTCCTATCCCCGTGAGAACGGCGTCCCGGTCCTCCGTGTCGCGCCGTCGCTGGCGTTCCCGCTGGCCGCCGAGCCGCTGTCGGGCGCGACGTGGCAGCAGCGTGTGTACGACGAGGTGTCGCGGCCGTTCGACCTGGAGCGGGGGCCGGCGGTGCGTGCCCGGCTTTGGAAGCTGGAGGCGGACGAGCATGTGCTCGCCGTCACCATCCACCACGTGGTGTGTGACACGTGGTCGCTGGTGGTGTTCGCGAAGGAGTTGGGCGCGCACTACGCCGCGCTCAAGCAGGGGCACCCGGCGCCGCTTCCGGCCTTGCCGGTGCAGTACGCGGACTTCGCGGCGTGGCAGCGCAAGGCGCTGAAGGACGGCGCGCTCACGTCCCAAATCTCGGCATGGCGGGAGCGGCTGTCGGCGTTCCCTCGACCACTGGAGTTGCCGGTGGATCGCGTCCGGGGCGAAGGCCCCGCGCTGCGCGGTCAGGTGTTCAAGCTGGGGTTCTCCTCCGCGCTATCGGCGGCGGTCCAGGCGCTGGCCCAGCGTGAAGGCGTCACCCCGTTCATGGTGTTGTTGGCGTCGTGGAAGGCGCTGCTGTCGCGCTGGACGGGCCGCGACGACATCGTGGTGGGGACGCCCATCGGGAACCGGAGCCGGCCGGAGCTGGAGCCGTTGATTGGCTACGTGGCGCATGCCGTCCCGCTGAGGACGGACCTGGCCGGCGCGCCGTCCTTCCGGGAGCTGTTGATGCGCGTCCGGGACGTGATGATGGAGGCCTACGCGCACCCGGACGTGCCGTACGAAGAGCTGGTGCGGGAGATTGAACCCGCGAAGGACACAGGGCGCGCGCGCGTCTTCGACACCTTGTTCGTGCTGCACACCCGCTTCGACAAGGCCGTGGAGTTGCCGGGCGTGCGGATGAGCCTGGCCGAACTCGACGACGTGCCGCCCGAGTTTGGCAGCGTCCTGTCGGACCTGACGGTGGGGCTGGGCGAGCACGCGCACGGCTTCTCCGGCACCATCGACTTCGCGGAGGAGCGCTTCGAGCGGGAGACCGTGGAGCGGTTGGCGGCGCACTGGACCACGCTGCTCGAGGCCGCGGTGGCGCGGCCCGAGACATCCATCGCCACGCTGCCCTTGGAGCACGTGCGTCCCGCGCAGGCACCAAGCCCGGAGACGCTGGTCGCCGCACCGGCGCAGATGCCGGTCGTGGCGGCGCTCCAGCTCCAGGCACGGGCCGCGGCGGACACGGCCTCCGTGGCGGTGACGGCGCCGGATGGCCGAGAGGTGACGTGGGGCGAGCTGCGGGATTCCGCAGAGCGTCTGGCGGCGGAGCTGTCCGTCCACGGCGTGGGGGCCGAGGTCCTGGTCGCGGTCTGCCTGGAGCCCTCCGTGGAGCGCGTGGTGGCGCAGTGGGCGGTGCAGTTGTCGGGCGCGGCCTACGTCCTGTTGTCCGTGCCGCAGCTTCGCGAGCTGGAGGGCCTCTCGCCTCCGGGAACGCCGCCTCCGCTGCTCCTCACGCACACGCATGTCCGCACGGGCGTGACGTTGGACGCGACGCGCGTCATCCGGGTGGATGAGGTGTTCGCGCGGACCGGTGCGCGCACGAACGTGCCCGTGCGCGAGACGCCGCGGCCCTCCGCCACGGACATGGTCTGCCTGGAGCCGCTGGTGGGGCCTCGGGGGGAGCACCTTCGCGCCATCCACACGCACCACACCGTGGCGGCGCTGTTCGGGCGGCTGGACGCGGAAGCGCCGCCGAAGGATGGCAGGTGGCTCGCGGCGGAGGAGGCGCAGGCACCGGGTTCGGGGTTGGAGCTCCTCTGGGCGCTGACGCGCGGGTTGCGCGTGGTGCTGCCCGCGGAGCGCGCGCGCTTCACGTCATGGGGCGCGGGCGCGGCGCCTGCCGGCAGACGGACGGACTTCAGCCTGTCGTTCTTCGCCAACGACGAGGACTCGCTGGGGGGCCGGAAGTACCGACTGCTGCTGGAGGCGGCGAAGTTCGCGGATGCGCACGGCTTCTCCGCCGTGTGGACGCCCGAGCGGCACTTCCACTCGTTTGGAGGCCTGTATCCCCGGCCCGCCGTGGTGGGCGCGGGCGTGGCGACGGTGACGGAGCGGCTGGGCATTCGCGCCGGAAGCGTGGTGCTGCCGCTGCATGACCCCATCCTCGTCGCGGAGGAGTGGGCCGTCTTGGACAACCTGTCCGACGGCCGCGTGGGCGTGTCCTTCGCTTCGGGCTGGCATGCGAATGACTTCGTGTTCGCGCCGGACCGGTATGCGAAGCGGAAGGAGGTCCTGCACCGCGGCATCGAGGAGGTGCGCACGCTGTGGCGCGGCGGCACGGTGTCGCGGCGCAACGGCACGGGAGAGGAGGTGGCCATCTCCTTGCGTCCACGGCCCGTCCAGAAGGTGCTGCCCATCTGGCTCACCGCCGCGGGCAGTCCGGAGACCTTCCGGCTCGCGGGAGAGATGGGGGCGTACGTGCTCACCAACCTCATGGGGCAGCACCTGGAGGACCTGGCCAGCAAGGTGGCGCTCTATCGGGACGCCTGGCGGCAGCATGGCCATGCGGGTCGAGGCCACGTCAGCCTGATGATGCACGCGTACCTCGGTGAGGACCCGGTCGAGGTGCAGAAGAAGGCGCGTCCACCGCTGCTCGACTACTTCCGCGGCTCGGTGGACATCTCCACGGGCTTCCTGGCCAGCCTGGGGCTCAACGTGGATCCCCGCTCCCTGTCGTCCGCGGACATGGACGCGCTGCTGGCGCACGGCGTGGAGCGCTACGTGGAGAACGGCGGCCTCATCGGTACGCCGGAGAGCTGTGGCCCCATGGTGGAGCGCGTGCAGCGGCTCGACGTGGATGAGATTGCCTGCCTGGTGGACTTCGGCGTGGAGGTGGAGGCGACGCTGGAAGGCTTGCGGCACCTGGATGCGCTGCGGAGCCGTCATTCGCCGGAGCCCGCGTCCGCGCTCCCCTCTGCGTCGCTGCGGGAAGGGCCCGGGGCGGCGGAGTCCTTGCTGTCGCTGGTCCGGGAGACGGGCATCACCCACCTGCACTGCACCGCGGCGCTGGCGCGGTCGATGCTGGCGCTTCCCGACGCGGCGAAGGCACTTCGCCCCGTGCGTCACATCCTGCTCGAAGGCGCCTCCGAGGAGTCGGCGGCGTCGCTGGCGCGCGCCATGCCCTGGCGTGTCGCGCACCGTCAGCCGGGCCTGGGGCTCGGCGCCTGGGCCGTGGCCATGGCGCCAGCGGACGCCGCGCGATGGGACGTGGTGGACGGACGCGGCCTGCCGGTGCCGGTGGGCGTCATCGGTGAACTCGTGGTGCAAGGCGCGGGGGTGCCGCGTGGCTTCTGGAACGCACCGGAGACCGCGTCGATGCGCGTGCTCTCCGGAGGTTCCGACGGTGCTCGGCGCCTGGTGACGGGCCGTCGCGCGCGGCGCAAGCGCGATGGCTCGTTGGAGCTGCTGGCCGCCGTGCCTGTCGAGGCGCGGCGTCCGGCTCCGCCGAAGGCCGCCGTGCGGATGGACGGGGGCGGGCTTCAGAAGCCCGCGGGGTCGCAGCCCATTCCGCTCGTGCCCAGGGACCGTCCGCTGCCGTTGTCCTTCGCGCAGCAGCGGCTCTGGTACCTGGACCGGTTGGAGCCGGGCAACGTGGCCTACAACAACGCGGTCGCCTTCACGCTGACCGGCACGCTCGACGCCAAGGTGCTGGAGCGCGCGCTGAACGGGGTGATTCGCCGGCACGAGGCCTTGCGCACCACGTTCACCCTGGAGGGCGACGCCGCGGTGCAAATCATCGCGCCCTCGCTGGAGATTGTCCTCACCGTCCGGGACACGGAGGGCGCCAGCGAGGAAGAGGTCGCCCTTCAGGCGCGGGATGAGGCGCGCGGCACCTTCGACCTGGCGCGGGGGCCGTTGATTCGCGCGACGCTGCTGCGGCGGGGGAGCACCGAGCACATCCTGTTGCTCACGCTGCACCACATCATCTCGGACGGCTGGTCCGCGGGGGTGATGGTCAACGAGATGGCTCGGCTCTACGAGTCCGAGATGACGGGGCAGCCGCCTTCGCTGCCCACCCTGACGGTGCAGTCCGCGGACCATGCGCTCTGGCAGTTGGAGTGGATGCGTGGCCCGGCGCTGAAGGCCGAACAGGACTGGTGGGGCGAGGTGCTGGCGGACGTGCCAGTGCTCCAGCTCCCGGTGGACCGGCCTCGTCCGCCCGTGCAGACGCACGACGGCGCGCAGGTTCCCTTCGCCGTGTCTCGGTCGGTGATGGACGCCGTGGTGGGGGCGGGCCGGAAGGAAGGGGCCACGCCCTTCATGGTGATGATGGCCGCGTGGCAGGTGCTGCTGCACGCGTACTCCGGCCAGGAGGACTTCGCGGTGGGCTCGCCGGTGGCGGGGCGTGACCGGCCCGAAATCGAGCCGTTGATTGGCTGCTTCATCAACTCCATCGCCGTGCGCGCGGATCTGTCCGGGGACCCCACCTTCGCGGAGGTCCTGGGCCGGGTGCGCCGCACCTCGCTGGCTGCCTTCACACACCAGTCGATGCCGTTCGAGAAGGTGCTGGAGGTGCTGAACACGCCGCGCGACCTCAGCCACAACCCGGTCTTCCAGACGATGGTGGTGCTGCACAACACGCCGGGGTCCGTGTTGTCGGTGGCGGGGCTCCAGATGCGGAGCCGTTACGTGCACACGGGGGCCACGAAGATGGACCTCACGCTGGAGGTCACGGAGACGCCCGAGGGCCTGCGCGGCGGCATCGACTTCAACACCCGGCTCTTCGACGAGGACTCCATCGCCCGGCTCGCGAGTTCGTTGGTCCGGGTGCTGGAAGCCATGGCGGCCCGTCCGGACTTGCGGCTGTCCCAGCTCGAGCTGCTGGCCGCGGAGGAGCGCGCCCGGCTGTTGGTGGAGTGGAACCCCGCGCCGCGGGCCGAGCTGCCGGCCGGGGACACCGTGCCTGCGCGCTTCCTGGCCCAGGCCGAGCGGACGCCGGACGCGGTGGCGGTGGACGACGGCGCCCGGGCGCTCACGTACCGTGAGCTGGCGGCGCAGTCCCAGCGGCTGGCTGGACACCTCGTCTCCCGGGGCATGGGGCGCGGGCGCATCGTCGCGCTCGCGGTGGCCCAGCCCTCGGAGGTGGTGACGGGGCTGCTGGGGGTGATGCGCTCGGGGGCGGCGGCGGTGGTGCTGGACGTGGACCATCCGCCGGAGCGGCTGTCCACCCTCCTCGAGGACACCCAGGCTTCGGTGGTGGTCACCACCGAGTCGTGCCGTGCGCGGGTGCCCTCACGAGCGGGCACGGAGGTCATCACGCTGGAGGCGCTGCCCGACACCTCCGCCGAGGTGCGGGTCCCGCCCGAATCCACGGATGCCGCGTGCATCGTCTACACCTCCGGCTCCACGGGGAGTCCGCGCGGCGTCGTGCTGGAGCACCGGAACCTGGTCGCGGCGACCCTGGCTCGCGACGCGATTCACGGCACACCCGGTGTGGTGATGTCGCTGTTCCCCTTCACCTTCGATGCGTCGCTCGCGGGTCTGCTCTGGTCCCTGTTTGGCGGAGGGACCTTGCGGTACCCCGACGCCAGTGAACGGGAGGACCCGCGCGCGCTCACGGCGCGAATCGACAGCTCACGCGTCACCCACCTCATCTGCGTGCCCTCGCTGTATGGCCAGATTCTGGCCGCCGCGCCGGTGGGCGGCCTCGTGGGCCTGAGTTCCGTGTTCATCGGCGGAGAGGCGTGCTCACGAGAGCTGGTGCGCGTGCATCAGGAGGCGCTGCCGGCGGTGTCCCTGTTCAACGAGTACGGGCCCACCGAGGCCGCCATCTGGTGCACGGCGCATCAGGTGGGCCAGGAGCCGGACCGCGTGCCCATTGGCCGCCCGGTGCCGGGCGCCCGGATCTACCTGCTGGATGCCTCCGGCAGGCTCGTGCCGCAAGGCGCGCTGGGCGAGGTGTACGTGGGCGGCGCGGGCGTGGCGAGAGGCTACCTGGGCCTGCCCGCACGCACCGCCGAGCGCTTCGTGTCGGACCCCTTCGATGGACGCTCCGACGCGCGCATGTACCGCACGGGGGACATGGCCCGCTGGCGGGCGGATGGGCGGCTGGAGTTCATCGGTCGCGTGGACCATCAGGTGAAGGTGCGGGGCTTCCGCATCGAGCCGGGGGAAATCGAGGCGGTGCTGCTCACGAACCCCAGGGTGCGCGACGCGGTGGTGGTGGCCCGTGAAGACGGCGCCGGACCGAAGCGGCTCGTCGCTTACGTCGTCCTTTCGGGCGAGGGGCAAGGCCCCGGGGACGATGCGTCGGCGCTGAAGGACTGGGTGCGCGCGCGGCTGCCGATCTACATGGTTCCCGCCGCGTTCGTGATGCTGCCGGTCCTTCCGCGGACCCGGCACGGCAAGGTGGACCGCCGGGCACTGCCGGTTCCGGAGCGGCGCTCCGCGGACGCGGAAGGGGCCCTCGTCACGCCGCGATCGGAGGTGGAGGAAACCCTCGCGGCGTTGTGGCGCGACGTCCTGTCGGTGCCGCGCGTGGGCATCCACGACGACTTCTTCGAGCTGGGCGGCGACTCCATCCTGGGCCTGCAAATCGTCACGCGCGCGCGCGCCGCGGGCATCGAGCTGTCGCCCAAGCAGCTCTTCCAGAACCCGACGGTGGCGCGGCTCGCCGCGGTTGCGGGAACGCGCCTCGCGGTGCAGGCCGAGCAAGGCCCCGTCGTGGGGCCGGTGGCACTGACCCCCATCCAGCACTGGTTCTTCGAACTGGGGCTGGAGGACCCCCAGCACTGGAACATGTCCCTGCTGCTGGAGGCGAAGGTACCGCTGGACGCCGCGTTGCTGGAGCAGGCGCTGGAGCAGTTGCTGCGACACCACGACGCGCTCCGGTTGCGCTTCGCTCGCGGGGAGGACGGGTGGCACCAGTCCGCGGCCGCGCCGGGAGAGCCCGTCACGGTGTCGCGCGTGGACCTGTCTTCCGTGCCTGAGGCGGAGCGGTCCACGGTGCTGTCGCGGCACGCGGAGGAGGCGCAGCGGGCGCTGCGGCTGGATGGCTCCTTGTTCCAGGCCGCGGTGCTGGAGTGGGGGCCCGGGCTGCCCTCGCGGCTGCTGCTGACGGTCCATCACCTGGTGGTGGACGCGGTGTCGTGGCGCATCCTGTTGGAGGACCTGGCAACGGTGTACGCGAAGCTCGCCGCGGGGGCCGCCGTGGTGCTGCCCCGAAGACGACGTCGCTCCAAGCGTGGGCGAGGGGCTTGGAGGCCTTCTCTCGCTCGGAGGCGCTGA